A genomic window from Silene latifolia isolate original U9 population chromosome Y, ASM4854445v1, whole genome shotgun sequence includes:
- the LOC141632996 gene encoding uncharacterized protein LOC141632996, whose product MDDNIEHDNDNIDGLMKDLEEDIVECPIIFQRMVDNSKKPLYPNGSKFSLLLAVLKLFTLKAGNGWSDKSFTSLLELLCQMLPEGNELPSTTYQCKKLLCPLSTSYQKIHACVKDCILYRKKYSELQECPKCGESRYKRVDNGNGGKKKGSPVKTLWYLPIIPKFKRYFANKKDAEYMLWHQKGRNKDGRLRHVADSPQWRTIDRTFPEFGSEPRNLRLGLCTDGINPFGTLSTQHSCWPVMLIIYNIPPWLTTKSKYIMLTLLISGPKQPGNDIDVYLAPLIEDLKMLWNVGVEVFDANTSSRFQMHAMLYCTINDFKAFGNLSGYRLKTDKGCPVCGDETESDWLEHSGKFSYRGGRRFLLENHQYRKKKKAFYGKTEHRKPPVFLSGEEYYDKVKNITTVFGKPYVPPPDGVYHTKRSIFWELPYWQHLYVRHCIDVMHVEKNVFDSVIGTLLNMPNKTKDGVKARNDMAARGRIELKPIEKGKRIYIPPSCTTLSKKEKMIVCESLKGVKVPHGYSSNISRLVSIKDCKLVGMKSHDCHVMLTQFFVGGH is encoded by the coding sequence ATGGATGATAATATAGAGCACGATAATGATAATATTGACGGGCTGATGAAGGATCTTGAAGAAGATATTGTGGAGTGCCCTATTATTTTTCAGAGAATGGTTGATAATTCCAAGAAGCCTTTATACCCGAATGGTTCTAAATTCTCTCTTTTATTAGCTGTGTTGAAACTATTCACATTGAAAGCTGGAAATGGGTGGAGTGACAAAAGTTTTACTTCCTTGTTAGAACTTTTGTGTCAAATGTTGCCAGAAGGTAACGAGCTTCCCTCCACCACATACCAATGCAAGAAACTGCTATGCCCATTATCTACGTCTTACCAAAAAATTCATGCATGCGTGAAGGACTGTATTTTGTACCGAAAAAAGTATAGTGAATTACAAGAATGCCCAAAGTGCGGTGAGTCACGATACAAGAGGGTAGACAATGGTAATGGTGGCAAGAAGAAGGGGAGTCCTGTGAAGACATTATGGTATTTGCCAATAATACCAAAATTTAAACGCTATTTTGCAAATAAAAAAGATGCGGAGTACATGTTGTGGCATCAAAAGGGGAGGAATAAAGATGGCAGACTGAGGCACGTAGCTGATTCTCCCCAATGGAGAACAATTGATCGAACCTTTCCAGAATTCGGTTCAGAGCCTAGAAATTTAAGATTGGGACTTTGCACCGATGGAATTAATCCTTTTGGAACTTTAAGTACCCAACATAGTTGTTGGCCAGTAATGTTGATAATTTACAATATCCCTCCTTGGCTTACCACAAAGAGCAAATACATTATGTTAACACTCCTAATTTCGGGACCTAagcaacctggaaatgacattGACGTGTATTTGGCTCCTCTAATTGAAGACTTGAAAATGTTGTGGAACGTTGGGGTAGAGGTGTTTGATGCAAATACTAGCTCTAGGTTTCAAATGCATGCTATGTTGTACTGTACAATTAATGACTTCAAAGCTTTTGGTAACCTTTCTGGATACCGACTGAAGACTGATAAGGGATGTCCGGTGTGTGGGGATGAAACTGAATCTGATTGGTTGGAGCACAGTGGCAAATTTTCGTACAGAGGTGGTCGTCGTTTTCTACTTGAAAATCATCAATATCGAAAGAAGAAGAAGGCTTTTTATGGGAAAACGGAGCATAGGAAACCCCCTGTGTTTCTGAGTGGAGAAGAGTACTACGATAAAGTTAAGAATATAACTACAGTTTTTGGAAAACCGTACGTACCTCCACCAGATGGAGTATATCATACAAAGAGGTCAATTTTTTGGGAACTTCCATATTGGCAGCACTTGTATGTGAGGCATTGCATTGATGTTATGCACGTGGAGAAGAACGTGTTTGATAGTGTAATTGGAACATTGCTCAATATGCCGAATAAGACTAAGGATGGGGTGAAAGCTCGAAATGACATGGCTGCTAGGGGGCGTATCGAGTTAAAACCAATTGAGAAGGGAAAACGTATCTATATACCACCGTCTTGCACGACTCTTTCTAAGAAGGAGAAGATGATTGTTTGTGAATCTTTAAAAGGGGTCAAGGTACCACATGGATATAGC